In one Chelmon rostratus isolate fCheRos1 chromosome 7, fCheRos1.pri, whole genome shotgun sequence genomic region, the following are encoded:
- the ccdc153 gene encoding coiled-coil domain-containing protein 153: MATHSATRAQQQRLIPVCCQCMPSESSQQEIMPPKKKTKKTTKKNPEKSENDLEAKYRRSVLDIAILQDHIAFQRESVINVQSDRAALRRHMRDVEQKLQHERQDHRDINSDLSRQYKTMQMELTNRVKRLEKEVSQLKEELVLCQEELGREKRQREQVEQEKDVTIADLQHKLDNMETNYEKILHETLDGLTSQLCVARQRWQDKSTTLHQNYKELLSEFGLNTLDV; encoded by the exons ATGGCAACTCACTCCGCAACGAGAGCCCAGCAACAAAGGCTCATCCCTGTATGTTGTCAGTGTATGCCCAGTGAGT CCTCGCAGCAAGAAATCATGCctccaaagaaaaaaacaaaaaagaccacaaagaAGAATCCAGAAAAAA GTGAAAATGACTTGGAGGCAAAGTATAGGCGCAGTGTGCTGGATATAGCCATCCTACAAGATCACATCG CCTTCCAGCGTGAGTCAGTAATAAACGTCCAGTCTGATAGAGCTGCCTTAAGGAGACACATGAGAGACGTGGAGCAGAAGCTGCAGCACGAGAGACAAGACCACAGGGACATCAACTCTG ACCTCAGTCGCCAGTACAAAACCATGCAGATGGAGCTGACCAACAGGGTGAAGAGGCTGGAGAAGGAGGTCAGCCAGCTGAAGGAGGAACTTG TCCTGTGTCAGGAGGAActggggagagagaaaagacagcgtgagcaggtggagcaggagaaGGACGTCACCATAGCTGACCTCCAACACAAGCTGGACAACATGGAAACCAACTACGAGAAGATCCTCCAC GAGACTCTGGACGGCCTGACCTCCCAGCTGTGTGTGGCTCGACAGAGATGGCAGGACAAGAGCACAACCCTTCACCAAAATTACAAGGAGCTGCTCTCTGAATTTGGCCTGAATACGCTGGATGTCTAA